A window of Garra rufa chromosome 16, GarRuf1.0, whole genome shotgun sequence contains these coding sequences:
- the LOC141288664 gene encoding tripartite motif-containing protein 16-like — MAGAQFFQDDFLCPVCLDLLKDPVAIPCGHSYCKSCITDCWDQEDQMRVYSCPQCRQTFSPRPALARNTMLTEVVEKLKKTKLPADCDAGAGDVECGVCTGRKYKAVKSCLVCLNSYCQNHLEQHESLFKGKKHNLTDATGRLQEMICQKHEKILEVFCCTDQKCICMLCTMYEHKNHNTVSAEEQRTEKQKQLKETQKTFQQRIQQREKDVQQLREAVESHKRSAQTAVEDSERIFTELIRSIERSRSELIRLIRDQEKRAVSRAEGRLERLEQEINDLRRRDAELEQLSHTQDHIQFLQSFQSLSAPPESTDGNDDLFSSLFSFDGLRECVHQLRDKLEDFCKEELKKISDRVTFTNIVPRTRKDFLQYSHQLTLDLNTVNKLLLLSENNRVITYTKTVQPYPDHPDRFDGWSQVLCRESVCGRCYWEIEWSGNHGVYISVSYKSISRKGSGNECFFGCNDQTWSLFSSPSRYSFKHNKIETNLPVKPISSRIGVFVDHSAGTLSFYSISDTMSLIHTVHTTFTQPLYPGFGFNYFGSSVKLC, encoded by the exons ATGGCAGGAGCCCAGTTTTTTCAAGATGACTTCTTGTGTCCagtgtgtctggatctcctgaaggatccagtggccattccctgtggacacagttactgtaagagctgtattacagactgctgggatcaggaggatcagatgagagtctacagctgccctcagtgcagacagaccttcagtccaagacctgctttagctaGAAACACCATGCTGACTGAAgtggtggagaaactgaagaagaccaaacttcctgctgactgtgacgctggagctggagatgtggagtgtggcgtctgtactggaagaaaatacaaagccgtcaagtcctgtctggtgtgtctgaactcttactgtcagaatcaccttgaacaacatgagagttTGTTTAAAGGAAAGAAGCACAATTTGACTGAtgccactggacgactgcaggagatgatctgccagaaACATGAAAAGATCCTTGAAGTTTTCTGTTGCACTGACCAGAAATGTATATGTATGCTGTGTACGATGTATGAGCATAAAAACCACAACACTGTATCAGCTGAAGAACAGAGGACAGAGAAACAG AAGCAGCTGAAGGAGACGCAGAAGACGTtccagcagagaatccagcagagagagaaagatgttcagcagctgagagaggctgtggagtctcataag cgctctgcacagacagcagtggaggacagtgagaggatctttactgagctcatccgctccattgagagaagccgctctgagctgatacggctgatcagagatcaggaaaagcgagcagtgagtcgagctgaaggacgactggagcgactggagcaggagatcaatgatctgaggaggagagacgctgagctggagcagctttcacacacacaggatcacatccagttcctgcag agtttccagtctctctcagcacctcctgaatctaCAGATGGAAATGACGATCTCTTCAGTTCTCTCTTCTCTTTTGATGGTCTGAGAGAATGTGTCCATCAGCTGAGAGACAAACTGGAGGATTTCTGCAAAGAGGAGCTCAAGAAGATCTCAGACAGAG tcacattcaccaacattgttcccaggaccaggaaggacttcctacaat attcccatcagctcactctggatctgaacacagTGAATAAACTCCTCCTTCTGTCTGAGAACAACAGAGTGATTACTTACACCAAAACAGTTcagccgtatcctgatcatccagacagatttgatggtTGGagtcaggtgttgtgtagagagagtgtgtgtggacgctgttactgggagattgagtggagtggaAATCATGGTGtgtatatatcagtgtcatataagagcatcagcaggaagggatcGGGTAATGAGTGTTTCTTTGGATGTAATGATCAGACCTGGAGTTTGTTCTCCTCCCCCTCCAGATACTCATTCAAACACAATAAGATAGAGACTAATCTCCCTGTAAAGCCCatcagcagtagaataggagtgtttgtggatcacagtgcaggaactctgtccttctacagcatctctgacacaatgagcctcatccacacagtccacaccacattcactcagccgctctatcctgggtttggttttaattattttggatcatcagtgaaactgtgttga